From the Streptomyces pluripotens genome, one window contains:
- a CDS encoding helix-turn-helix domain-containing protein, producing the protein MSIGNSPEDERPFPDESQEARPSVGRALQQARISAGLTVGDVSSATRVRIGIVHAIEADDFAPCGGDVYARGHIRTLARAVHLAPEPLIAQFDAEHGGRPAPTPAAPLFEAERIRPERRGPNWTAAMVAAIVVVIGFVGFTAFKSGDGGDGKSSVAKGATPAASKTASPEPKKAKPTLSTGEPTDSAIAAAPQDKVTVRVSAANGRSWISAKDHNGRMLFDGLLKKGESKTFQDSSKINLILGDAGAIQLYVNGKKIQDDFQPGAVERLTYTKGDPEVG; encoded by the coding sequence GTGTCCATCGGCAACTCCCCTGAAGACGAGCGTCCGTTCCCAGACGAGTCCCAGGAAGCCCGACCCTCCGTGGGCCGCGCCCTGCAGCAGGCGCGGATCTCGGCCGGGCTCACCGTGGGCGACGTCAGTAGCGCCACTCGTGTCCGTATCGGCATCGTGCACGCCATCGAGGCGGACGACTTCGCCCCTTGTGGCGGAGACGTCTACGCCCGCGGGCACATCCGCACGCTGGCCAGGGCCGTGCATCTTGCCCCCGAGCCACTGATCGCGCAGTTCGACGCCGAACACGGCGGCCGTCCCGCGCCCACCCCGGCCGCACCCCTGTTCGAGGCGGAGCGGATCCGCCCCGAGCGGCGCGGCCCGAACTGGACCGCGGCGATGGTCGCCGCGATCGTCGTCGTGATCGGCTTCGTCGGCTTCACCGCGTTCAAGAGCGGTGACGGCGGTGACGGAAAGTCGTCGGTCGCCAAGGGCGCCACGCCCGCCGCCAGCAAGACGGCCTCGCCCGAGCCGAAGAAGGCCAAGCCCACCCTGTCGACCGGGGAACCCACCGACAGCGCCATCGCCGCAGCGCCCCAGGACAAGGTGACCGTCCGGGTCAGCGCGGCGAACGGGCGTAGCTGGATCTCGGCCAAGGACCACAACGGCCGGATGCTCTTCGACGGGCTACTGAAGAAGGGTGAGTCCAAGACCTTCCAGGACAGTTCCAAGATCAACCTGATCCTCGGTGACGCGGGTGCCATCCAGCTCTACGTCAACGGCAAGAAGATCCAGGATGACTTCCAGCCGGGCGCGGTCGAGCGCCTGACGTATACCAAGGGTGACCCCGAGGTCGGATGA